Sequence from the Rhodopirellula halodulae genome:
TTCCAGATTAATTCGCACACTGTTTTCAGAAACAGGTGCGATACAAAAGTGGGGACGATTGGCGGAAGAAGGGGAAATGGCAGAACTCGTCATTGTCACAAAGTCAGGTGAGATCTTTTTCGTGGACGTGCTGCGGAAGACTGGGGAAGAGAATGCAAACGCTTTCATTATTCGTGGCACGGGATTTTCCGTTAGACTCCCCGTTGTCGGTGTCTCGGAAGAGTAAATCTGACGAACCATCGCGTGCACCCGAGTACGCGAATCGGGCGGTTTTGAAGTTGAAAATCCTTCGCGCGTACCGGGTGACGCGTGACGTTACCCGACTGACTCATGTTGAACGCTAGTGACCTGGACCGAATTGCGATTGACGAGTACGTACTCGAGATCGTTCCCGAAACCGTTGCACGGAATCACACGGTCCTTCCGCTCTCTTGGGATGAAACGACCATCCATCTCATAATCCCATACGACACTCTCGGCCGAACCGAGGAACTGCTGACGACTTTGCGTTTCATTCTTGATCGCAAACTAACCTATGACGTTGCTGAACGTTCAATGCTTGAAACTACGGTTGACCTTCACTATTCAGCCTTAGGCTCTGTGATACAAAATTGCCCTCGAGCGATCCTGTTCCGCTGCAACAAGCGATGGGTTGACCTGGACCGAACAGGCGATTCACTACTGCGTCATTGTGGAAA
This genomic interval carries:
- a CDS encoding GspE/PulE/PilB domain-containing protein, which produces MLNASDLDRIAIDEYVLEIVPETVARNHTVLPLSWDETTIHLIIPYDTLGRTEELLTTLRFILDRKLTYDVAERSMLETTVDLHYSALGSVIQNCPRAILFRCNKRWVDLDRTGDSLLRHCGKCDTNVRLCKTGDELDAAVARGECVAYFDRSKAFLGMIRDE